The DNA region ACGCGGGCTCTCCATCGATCTGGCCGGCTCCTGGCTGCTGCCCAAACTGGTCGGCCTGCAACAGGCCAAGCGGCTGGCCCTGCTCGCCGAGACCATCGACGCCGCCGAAGCCCAGGCGCTGAACCTGGTGACCTGGGTGGTGGGCGCCGGGGAGATCGACGGCTTCGTCGACGACCTCGCCGCACGCTTGGCCGCCGGCCCGCCGCGGGCGCTCGCGCAGACCAAGGGACTGCTCAACCAGGGCGTCGATGCCACCTTCGCCGAAGCGCTGGCCAACGAATCACGGGCCCAGATCGTCAATTTCGCCGGCACCGATGCCGCCGAGGCCTACGCGGCGTTCGCCGAGAAACGCGCGCCGCGCTTCACCGGCGGATGGCCGCCGAAGACAACGAGATCGGAGTAGACAGATGCGAGCAACGGTGATCGTCGGGGCCGTCCGCACCCCCGTCGGCAAGCGCAACGGCGGACTGGCCGGCGAGCACGCCGCGGACCTGTCCGCGATCGTGCTCAACGAACTGATGGAGCGCACCGGCACCGACCCCGACGGCGTCGACGACGTGATCTGGGGCTGCGTCTCACAGGTCGGCGACCAGTCCTCCAACGTGGGCCGGTACGCGGTGCTGGCCGCCGGCTGGCCCGAGCACGTCCCGGCCACCACGGTCAACCGGGCCTGCGGCTCCAGCCAGCAGGCGCTGGATTTCGCCGTGCAGGCGGTGATGTCGGGTCAACAGGACGTGGTGGTCGCCGGTGGGGTGGAGGTGATGAGCCGGGTGCCGTTGGGGGCGGCCCGCGCCACCGGGGAACCCTACGGACCCAAAGCCCTTGCCCGCTATGACGGTTTCGTGTTCAACCAGGGCATCGGCGCCGAGATGATCTGCGAACAGTGGGGTTTCGACCGCACGCAGGTCGATGACTATTCCGCGCGTTCGCACTCCCGGGCCGCCGCCGCCCAGGACGCCGGGGCGTTCCGCGACCAGATCGTGCCGGTGGCCACCGAGGGCGGCGTGGTGGACGCCGACGAGGGCATCCGCCGAGGCACCACCGTGGAGAAGCTGGCCGGGCTCAAGCCATCGTTCCGCGACGACGGCATGATCCACGCCGGCAACGCCTCGCAGATCTCCGACGGCGCCGCAGCGCTTTTGGTGATGAGCGAGGAGGAGGCCGCCCGCCGCGGGCTGACCCCGCTGGTGCGCTACACTGCCGGCGCGGTGACCGGTGCCGACCCGGTGCTGATGCTCACCGGGCCGATCCCGGCCACCGCCAAGGTGCTCAAGCGTGCCGGACTGGGCATCGACGACATCGGGGTCTTCGAGGTCAACGAGGCGTTCGCGCCGGTGCCGATGGCGTGGCTGGCCGACACCGGTGCCGACCCCGCGCGGCTCAACCCGCTCGGCGGGGCGATCGCCCTGGGGCACCCGCTCGGGGCATCGGGGGCGGTGCTGATGACGCGGATGATCCACCACATGCGCGACAACGGGATTCGCTACGGCCTGCAGACCATGTGCGAGGGCGGCGGCACCGCCAACGCCACCATCGTCGAACTGGTCGGTTGACCCGACCGCACCGCTAGGGAGACAGCGACATGCGCCGCGATCTGTTCACCGACGACCACGAAGCGTTCCGGGAACTGGCCCGTGACTTCATCGAGAAGCACGTGGTGCCCGAATACCCCGGCTGGGAGAAGGCCGGCCGGATGCCGCGGGAGGTCTTCGAGCACCTCGGTTCACTCGGGATGCTCGGCGTGGCGATCCCCGAGGAGTACGGCGGTGGCGGCACCGACGACTACCGCTACAACGTGGTGCTGCAGGAGGAAGCGGCGCGCGCCCTGGTCACGCTGTCCACGGTGCGGACCCAACTCGAGGTGATCCTGCCGTACTTCCTGCACTACACCAACGACGAACAGCGGGCGCGCTGGTTCCCCGGGATGGCCGCGGGCAAGCTGCTGACCGCGATCGCGATGACCGAACCCGGCACCGGATCGGACCTGGCCGGGATGCGCACCACCGCGGTGCGCGACGGCGATCACTACGTCCTCAACGGGGCCAAGACGTTCATCACCGGCGGCATCCAGGCCGACCTGGTGATCGTGGTGGCCCGCACCTCCACCGACCCCGACAACCGGCGGGCCGGGTTGACCCTGCTGGTGGTCGAGGACGGTATGCCCGGATTCGAGCGGGGCCGCGAACTGGACAAGATGGGCTGCAAGGTCCAGGACACCGCCGAGTTGTCCTTCACCGACGTCCGCGTCCCGGTGGCCAACCGGCTCGGCGAGGAGGGGGAGGCCTTCCGGTATCTGGGGCACAACCTGGCCCAGGAGCGGCTCACGGTGGCGGTCGGGTCGGTCGCCCAGGCCCGGTCGGCGCTGCTGGCCACCATCGACTACGTCAAAGAACGCAACGTGTTCGGTTCGCCGGTCGCGTCGTTCCAGAACACCAAGTTCGAACTCGCGGCGGTCTCCACCGAGATCGAGGCCGCCCAGTGCCTGCTCGACAAGGCGGTCGCCGAGCACGTCGAGGGTGTGCTCTCGGCTGCCGACGCCGCCCGCACCAAACTGTTCTGCACCGAGATGCAGGCGAGGGTCATCGACCGTTGCCTGCAGTTGTTCGGCGGTTACGGATACATGATGGAGTACCCGATCGCGCGGCTGTACACCGACGCCCGGGTGGCCCGGATCTATGCCGGGACCAGCGAAGTCATGAAGATGATCATCGCCAAGTCGCTCGGTCTGTAAGGCTTTGTGAAGCCGTAACGAAAAATTCTTCGATGAGACCCTTGTCACAACAGCCCTAACCAACCTACTGTGTGTTCACTTGGTTGGTTGATCGAAGGAGTCCGGTGACCTCACCCCGGCCGTACGCCACACTCCTCGCCAAAGGCGAGGACCGCAGGCAGCGGATTCTGTTGGCGGCCGAACACCTGCTGTCGCGCAACGGCTGGCGCAACACCTCGCTGGCGCAGATCGCGCGCAACGCCGGCGTCAGCGCCGCCGGACTGCTGCACCACTTCGCGTCCAAGGAGCACCTGCTGCACGCCGTGCTCGACGCCCGGGACGCCGACGACGACATCCACGCCGACCGCAGCGGTGACCTCATCGAGGAGATCCAGCGGGTGGCCCAGCGGTTCACCCGCGCACCCGAACTGGTCGGCACCTTCACCGTGTTGCTCGCCGAGAACGTACTGCCCGAAGCGCCGCTGCACGACCGGATGCTGAACCGGTACCGCGCCGCGCTG from Mycolicibacter sp. MU0083 includes:
- a CDS encoding enoyl-CoA hydratase/isomerase family protein, with the protein product MTADEPVLLRTDRDGVRTLTLNRPARKNAINPVLWRQLRDALRAAADDPDLRALVITGAGGAFCSGADIGTPDEVHPVEKLRRLSDVALALHELTIPTIAKVAGVAVGAGWNLALGCDLVVATPESTFCQIFSKRGLSIDLAGSWLLPKLVGLQQAKRLALLAETIDAAEAQALNLVTWVVGAGEIDGFVDDLAARLAAGPPRALAQTKGLLNQGVDATFAEALANESRAQIVNFAGTDAAEAYAAFAEKRAPRFTGGWPPKTTRSE
- a CDS encoding thiolase family protein produces the protein MRATVIVGAVRTPVGKRNGGLAGEHAADLSAIVLNELMERTGTDPDGVDDVIWGCVSQVGDQSSNVGRYAVLAAGWPEHVPATTVNRACGSSQQALDFAVQAVMSGQQDVVVAGGVEVMSRVPLGAARATGEPYGPKALARYDGFVFNQGIGAEMICEQWGFDRTQVDDYSARSHSRAAAAQDAGAFRDQIVPVATEGGVVDADEGIRRGTTVEKLAGLKPSFRDDGMIHAGNASQISDGAAALLVMSEEEAARRGLTPLVRYTAGAVTGADPVLMLTGPIPATAKVLKRAGLGIDDIGVFEVNEAFAPVPMAWLADTGADPARLNPLGGAIALGHPLGASGAVLMTRMIHHMRDNGIRYGLQTMCEGGGTANATIVELVG
- a CDS encoding acyl-CoA dehydrogenase family protein, yielding MRRDLFTDDHEAFRELARDFIEKHVVPEYPGWEKAGRMPREVFEHLGSLGMLGVAIPEEYGGGGTDDYRYNVVLQEEAARALVTLSTVRTQLEVILPYFLHYTNDEQRARWFPGMAAGKLLTAIAMTEPGTGSDLAGMRTTAVRDGDHYVLNGAKTFITGGIQADLVIVVARTSTDPDNRRAGLTLLVVEDGMPGFERGRELDKMGCKVQDTAELSFTDVRVPVANRLGEEGEAFRYLGHNLAQERLTVAVGSVAQARSALLATIDYVKERNVFGSPVASFQNTKFELAAVSTEIEAAQCLLDKAVAEHVEGVLSAADAARTKLFCTEMQARVIDRCLQLFGGYGYMMEYPIARLYTDARVARIYAGTSEVMKMIIAKSLGL
- a CDS encoding TetR/AcrR family transcriptional regulator, translated to MTSPRPYATLLAKGEDRRQRILLAAEHLLSRNGWRNTSLAQIARNAGVSAAGLLHHFASKEHLLHAVLDARDADDDIHADRSGDLIEEIQRVAQRFTRAPELVGTFTVLLAENVLPEAPLHDRMLNRYRAALEIVADLIRRGMDDGRYRTDINATAKAAEIIAFINGMEMSWLLDPSIPLTEVFEGYAETLARDFAPQVEGAQL